The following proteins are co-located in the Pedobacter sp. FW305-3-2-15-E-R2A2 genome:
- a CDS encoding sugar kinase produces the protein MNPTPNITCFGELLLRFNTQLGLRFVQSNSFNVHVAGAEANVAVLLARLGLNSKMVTRVPNNALADMAIAELRKYGVDATGILKGGERLGTYYVENGNHIRPTQVIYDRSGSSFSQLQPGMADWQQLLKSSSLFHWSGVAAALSESAAEVCKEAIEIAHQKGIMISADFNYRKKLWKYGKEPQEIMPGLLRYCQVAVADLDSAAIYFGIKTKEGMSLRDRFEYCFSFLKTKMPLLKTFAMSFRVVEGLHHEYFAGLAHEGQFYYSTVHTLPMVTDQIGTGDAFTAGLLYGISSGFDPQKMVNWAAACGVLKQSIHGDWALTDKEEIDAFMQSGISSKINR, from the coding sequence ATGAATCCTACTCCTAATATCACCTGTTTTGGTGAACTGTTGTTGCGTTTTAATACACAGCTGGGCCTGCGCTTTGTGCAGTCCAATTCATTTAATGTTCATGTTGCAGGTGCAGAAGCAAATGTAGCGGTGCTTCTCGCCAGACTTGGTCTGAACAGTAAAATGGTCACCAGAGTTCCCAACAATGCTCTGGCAGATATGGCCATTGCAGAACTCCGGAAGTATGGAGTGGATGCGACAGGAATTCTTAAAGGAGGAGAGCGTCTGGGCACGTATTACGTGGAAAACGGAAACCATATCCGCCCAACACAAGTCATCTATGACCGCTCAGGTTCTTCCTTTTCACAGCTTCAGCCGGGAATGGCCGACTGGCAGCAGTTACTGAAATCATCTTCCTTATTCCATTGGTCTGGCGTTGCAGCGGCGCTTTCCGAGAGTGCCGCAGAAGTGTGCAAAGAGGCGATAGAAATCGCCCACCAAAAAGGAATCATGATTTCGGCGGATTTTAACTACCGTAAGAAATTATGGAAGTATGGAAAGGAGCCGCAGGAGATCATGCCTGGCTTATTGCGTTATTGCCAGGTAGCGGTCGCCGATCTGGATAGTGCAGCCATTTATTTCGGCATAAAAACCAAAGAAGGAATGTCTTTAAGGGATCGGTTTGAATACTGTTTCTCTTTTTTGAAAACAAAAATGCCGCTTCTTAAAACCTTTGCCATGAGCTTCCGGGTAGTAGAAGGGCTCCATCATGAATATTTTGCCGGATTGGCGCATGAAGGACAATTTTATTACTCTACAGTACATACCCTTCCCATGGTTACAGACCAGATTGGAACAGGAGATGCCTTTACCGCTGGATTGTTATATGGAATATCGTCCGGTTTTGATCCTCAAAAGATGGTCAACTGGGCCGCAGCCTGTGGCGTGCTGAAACAAAGTATTCATGGCGACTGGGCCTTAACGGATAAAGAGGAGATCGACGCTTTTATGCAAAGCGGCATCTCGAGTAAAATAAACAGATAA
- a CDS encoding universal stress protein, whose translation MVTIIVATDFSEVAENAVEYAAAAAKHGNARLVLFNSYVLPVHAANTILPASSIQKLMDENENRLQERALYLSKTYGIKVGFEARFSFVEDELSDLIDRHKADLLVLGMKARTLEQDLMGNTTTAAIKKLKFPVLAVPIGAKFGEIKKILFACDVLRGVPEKILKRIKELATSLNAEVEVFHVNNAIEDLKADDPALSSKDGIGNGLSGVSYYYKNVKSNEVIKEIEKEIKEFKADLLIMIPNKYGFWASLVHRSKTRVMASGLDIPLFSIPI comes from the coding sequence ATGGTAACTATAATTGTCGCAACAGATTTTTCCGAGGTAGCTGAAAATGCAGTAGAGTATGCTGCAGCAGCTGCAAAACATGGTAATGCAAGACTGGTTTTATTCAATTCTTATGTCCTTCCCGTTCATGCCGCCAACACGATTTTACCTGCTTCCAGTATTCAGAAGCTAATGGATGAAAACGAAAACCGATTGCAGGAAAGGGCACTTTATCTTTCCAAAACCTATGGCATCAAAGTCGGTTTCGAAGCCCGCTTTTCATTTGTAGAAGATGAGTTGAGCGATCTGATCGACAGGCATAAAGCAGATTTGCTGGTATTGGGCATGAAAGCCAGAACGCTGGAGCAGGACCTGATGGGAAATACCACTACAGCCGCGATTAAAAAGCTGAAATTTCCTGTGCTCGCAGTGCCGATAGGAGCTAAGTTTGGAGAGATTAAAAAGATCCTGTTTGCATGCGATGTACTGAGAGGTGTGCCTGAAAAGATTTTGAAACGAATTAAGGAACTGGCTACGAGCCTGAATGCTGAAGTAGAAGTTTTCCATGTAAACAATGCGATCGAAGATCTGAAAGCAGATGATCCTGCATTGTCTTCAAAAGATGGAATCGGCAACGGTCTGTCCGGTGTCAGCTATTATTATAAAAATGTGAAATCTAATGAGGTGATTAAAGAGATCGAAAAAGAAATCAAAGAATTCAAAGCAGACCTTTTGATCATGATCCCTAATAAATATGGTTTCTGGGCCTCATTGGTGCACCGCAGTAAAACAAGAGTCATGGCCTCCGGACTGGACATTCCTTTATTCTCTATTCCAATTTAA
- a CDS encoding D-TA family PLP-dependent enzyme, which yields MENWQEISNLNAYDTPLFVVYEARIKSNIEIALAMLSGNTDRFRPHIKTHKIGEIIQLFSGYGISKIKCATIAEAELAAANGMSDVLIAYQPVGFKINRLIELIMAFPKCSFSCLVDHLDAADQIAAMALAHQLEIAVYLDLNTGMNRTGFPVTGELVSFCLALSQIKGLKLQGLHAYDGHLHDLDPAVRAEKAKPALEKVFAAADELAKLGLPDLKIVAGGSNTFTYYAGQDRVECSPGTFVFWDDNYTKHLPELQFQPAALLICTVISLPADDLICVDLGYKSVSSENPLEKRVLFPWNTDLIPYGHSEEHLTLKHNESIKYQIGDRIYGMPYHVCPTCALYEEAQVVRGKQIETSWKIKARDKKISI from the coding sequence ATGGAAAACTGGCAGGAAATTTCAAACCTGAATGCGTATGATACCCCCTTATTTGTGGTCTACGAAGCGCGTATTAAATCTAATATAGAAATCGCGCTGGCCATGCTGTCCGGAAATACAGACCGGTTCAGGCCTCATATTAAAACGCATAAGATCGGTGAGATCATCCAGCTTTTTTCCGGATATGGCATCAGTAAGATTAAATGTGCAACGATTGCAGAGGCTGAACTTGCTGCTGCAAATGGAATGAGCGATGTATTGATTGCCTATCAGCCGGTAGGCTTTAAAATCAACAGACTGATCGAATTGATCATGGCGTTTCCGAAATGTTCATTTTCCTGTTTAGTAGATCACCTGGATGCTGCCGATCAAATTGCGGCGATGGCACTGGCGCATCAGCTGGAGATTGCTGTATATCTGGATTTGAATACCGGGATGAACAGAACAGGTTTTCCGGTTACTGGGGAGCTCGTCAGCTTCTGTTTGGCATTAAGTCAGATCAAAGGATTGAAATTACAAGGCCTGCATGCTTATGATGGTCATCTTCATGATTTAGATCCTGCAGTCCGTGCGGAAAAAGCAAAACCTGCATTGGAAAAGGTATTTGCAGCTGCGGATGAACTGGCTAAACTTGGCCTCCCTGATTTGAAGATTGTTGCAGGAGGATCCAATACCTTTACTTATTATGCTGGTCAGGATCGCGTGGAATGCAGCCCCGGAACTTTCGTTTTCTGGGACGACAATTACACGAAGCATTTGCCTGAATTACAGTTTCAGCCTGCTGCATTGCTGATTTGTACGGTGATTTCGCTTCCTGCCGATGACCTGATCTGTGTAGACCTGGGTTATAAGTCGGTCTCTTCGGAAAACCCCTTAGAGAAACGGGTACTCTTTCCATGGAATACAGATTTAATCCCCTATGGTCATTCTGAAGAACACCTGACCTTAAAGCATAATGAATCTATAAAATATCAGATCGGCGACCGCATTTATGGAATGCCTTACCATGTTTGCCCAACCTGTGCGCTTTATGAAGAAGCGCAGGTAGTCAGGGGAAAACAGATTGAAACCAGCTGGAAGATTAAAGCCAGAGACAAAAAGATCTCTATCTAA